The segment GAATGATCTCTGAAGATTGTGactatgaaaagaaaacataattatattgtaaatgtaaatactATTGTTGCTATCCTAAAAGACAATGTTTAAAGCTCACCAAACTAGCAGCAGCAGATGAAACAATCTTAGATGTGAGATTCTCCCTTGAGATTGGCTGCAATACTTTGGCAGGGATGATGGGAGTGATTCTTGCACCAGCAAGGTCCTCAATATTTCTTGCCACAGCAACAGCCTCAACACTGTTGAAAGAACAATAACTTAATCATGTAAGCTTCAATAAAAGCATCTTAGAAGTGCTCAGAATTTAATATTTTTGAGAGTACAGATTTAGTGAACAATGTTACGCTTACTAGACAGCTGCAATGTTTTCAGGCACAGAAACAGGCAGAGCTTCAATCTTAAAGTGGCCCTCGTTAATGTCAAGTCTTGCAGCAATTTTGGCCGGCATAATGGAGTGGAATTTAGCTCTTGATAGCACAGCAGCCTGGAATATGGCGGTGTTTACACCCATCACAGCAAATGTGTTCACAGCAACACTAGAAGGAGAGGACATTTGGATGTCACACTTTATGATATGATATATTTTGTGCTCATTTTTTATTGTAGTGTCAGATGTTCTGCCTACCTTGGTGTGATCTCAGCCTCAAGCTGAATGTCTGTCTTCAATAGGTGAGCAAGATGGAAGTTTTCTGGCAGAGCTGGTGTTGTGATGGCCCTGactaagaaaacaaataaacccaTGTGTCACCGCTTAGCATAATACGTTTAACGCTCTTGGTTCCACTATTAGATGATATTCTGTACCATGTACCATCAgtgttttaatgttgtttttatgaaAGCCAAGTACACTTGCAATTACAAAGGGTTTTACAAAATTACAAATGGCTGTTTTCAAGTAGGCCTACTTTAAGAGCATATCAGCACTTTTTTTGATAAGTAAACTAGATTGGTGGGATAGGTGAGACCTAAAAAGCTAAACTGTGGATGCTTTGTAGCATCTGCTCACCTTGAACAGTTGCAGCAGCCACAGCAGCAGTGTACAGACTGAGCTCCATTGGAATACCAGCAGCAGTTGGCAGGATACGCCTTATTTCAGTGACTAGGAGGGGCTTAGCAAAGTGGAAGGAAGCACCAGACAGCAGAGCCTTGATTGCTTTCCTACCAACAGAGGGTCCAGTGGTGAACTGTAAAAGAGAATGTATCATAACAATTTGTTTTGAAATTGGTCTTGAGGTTGACATCTGAATCATACCGCAATGGCCTGGTCAATCAAGACTTTGTCAATGTTAGCAAAGGCAATTTCTTGACCAAAGAATTTGACATAGATGGAGGCCAGAGGTGTGCTGGTGGGCAGAGCCTTCCACTGAGACAGCTgtggaaaaaagaaacacaatccGAAATCCAACTTACTAGCCTGCTGTAATTTATCATGTGCCTTCTGTATGCTATTCTATCCTGGTACTTGCAACTTACTGGTGTTTCATACTTACTGCCTTAATGACACGCTTCATCTTGGTGATCCTGTCAACATTGTCAATGAGTGCAGGGTTTTTCAGAAGAACTTCTTGGAGTCCCTCAGTTCTTACTCCAACCTAGGAAAACTCCAACATGTTAAAAAGGTAATTTTTGAATTAAAATGCTGATTATATAGAGGGCAAGTGTTTTCTTAACCTTTTACCGGACTTTTAACAGGACatcagcagcagctccagcaaggAAGGCACTTGCCTTAGCCACAATAGATCTGGGCAGAATGGAGGCAGCATCATTGATGTAGTAAGCGCTGGCAGCAGCACCAAACATCATAGGATCTGAAAGAGTTTGACAAGATGCAGTTAGTTGATCTTCCAGAAAAAGAAAGACGTGAGGTAACGCAAACCAGATGTGACATTGGCATTACTGTTATAGATGTCCATGTGGATGGCTTTGCTGAAACGGAAGCTCAGTCCATCCAGACTTGGGCTCAATATTTTGACAGCAATGTTGCAAGCTGCagcactgaaagaaaaattggaaaAAGGCGAAGTTAGCAGAATTCAGTTCACAGAGATGGACTGATGATGATTAGGGATCAAAGAGTGCTCTTACACTGAGGCATAGAGAGGGGCGGTGCTCCTGGTCAAGGACTTCATGTGCGAATAAGTGAAGCTTGCTACCTGCAGATTCTGCTCTGTTTCCACAATGTTAGCAAGAGTTATAACCAAACCCATTGGAGGCCTTGTCTCAAACAGCACGATGCATGCAAGCATACGAAGCTCTGGGTGAAGAGCCTTGTCCATATAGAGCTGAAGAGCCCATTCCTGGATCTGATTTACAAGAAAAAGCAAACTCAGTATAAACTTATATGTAAAAACTGGAATAGTTTGAAATACTCTTTTAGTGTTGAGAATTCACCATTCTTGGCTCCGTCTTAGCAATGCTCCTCAAGGCCATGATGGCTTCAGCATGGACTCTCATGGGTAGAGATGCAGCTGCAGTGCCATGTATGGGCAGGATCTTTGTGATCGGTTTAAGGCTAGTAGGATGGCCAGCATTACCCAAAACCTTAAGGAACAGGATGATGTCCTGGGTCTTATCTTTAGCGACAGCCTCTGCAAGGAGGGTTTGGATGGGCTGTTGGGGGGAAATGAGGGATTAAGATCTCCTTTTCTCATCCAGAAATGTGCAGAAGATTTATATTACCTTTATTAATTCAGCAGGGCAGACAGCTATCTCAAcacagtattttgaaatcatggTACCGAAGCCAAGGAGAACAATCTCACGCAGAATTGGGTTTTCCACTATCTTGTTGTTGAATGTCAGGGCCTATAAGAGAGCAACAATCAGAAATGTTTCATACCCCCATTTGTCTTACCAACAAAGTAACTTGCTTTGTGGTTTACTCACCTCAACCAGATTGATGGCCTCAGTGTTTGCTGTCACCATGTGAACAGATGCAGTCAAAGCCTGAGCAGCTTCAGCAACAGTAAGGTCATTAGCTAGGAATTTCTCCTTGATGAATTTCAGAGCAACAGGAGTTCCAGTGACCGGAATGGCATCCAAAATCCACTGTCTAGAAGATGAAAATCGTGTGAGTGAACCCGTATACATATATTTTCTTATCTTATTCAAATGTTCAAACACTTGAAGTTACCTGTAGACAGGTTTGGTTTTGTATTGTCTCCAAACCATTTCCACGTCTTCAAAGCGGGCTACACGGAGAAGCTGAATGAGTTCTAAAAACTTTATAGGGGCATCCTCATGGACTCTCTCCATATTGTGGGCAACCAGATGATTCAGAACCTCCACAATCTAAGAACACAGAATTGAAGGGAAAGTTGTTTAACATGTGAGAGATTTACATATTTCCTGAACTTACTGATAATGTAAAGCAGTCTAAGACAATACCTGGGCCTGTACATGGGTGATCTTGATGAGCTGAATGGGTGTCTGAAGAAGCTCAGTGGAAAATTTGTACTTAAGAGATCCACGGTAAACATACTGAGTCTCAATGGGTACAATGGGAGCCATCTGAATCTCAAGGAACACCAAGGATTGCCTTAAAAGAAATGTGAAAGGTTAATACAGCTCCATTAAATCTAAACACTTGCATTAttacattctgagtttcattgGCATACTTGGTCTCCATCTGAGCAGCTCCATTCATCTCAGTGAAAGGTGAGAACTGGATCAGCTCATTGACAGCTGCCTCCAGGATCATGATGCCGTTAGCAACTGGCTTTAAGATGTAGTTGTATGCTGTAGTTCCTCTCAGGTTTTTTGAATCCTGTGAAGACGAACCACATAGTtgcttagtcatgcaaaattTTCTACTTCCTTACATGTATGCATGACACAAAATGTGTTTGAACCTACCCGCTGGCACCCTGCACATTTCTCAGTGTATGCCAACCCAATGTCCTTCATGATCTTCTCCTGACAGTGGTTTAGATCCCGGGTCTTTCTTAAAATGATGCGTTTAGCCTTTTCGTCTTCACTGATGGCATAGATGGTCTTGCACACACCCTGAGCTCCGTCCTAATGAGAAAAGTATATGTTTACTAGGGAGATTCAACTTCCTGTTATGTATTCATAATCAGTACTGAAGGATCTTTGACAAACCTCCTGCATTTCATAGACATTCTGTGTCTTCTTGATGTTGAGCTGAAGGACATTCAGGATACCTCTGTAGATGTTCAGCACCATTGTTGAGATTCCCTCAGGGGCGAACATTTTTCCAACAACACCATTGGCATACTCAAACTTGATGGGTGTCGAGAGCTGAGCAGCCATGGCTGAAGTCAGCTTGGTTGCTGGTATAAAAGGAGCCTTAGGCCAGATCCCACTGTACTCATAGAGCTCAGGTTCTGCAAGCTAGAGTGTAAAAAGTAACATTAATTATAGGGCAGTTTGCATTTTAAAAGTGAGAAGATTGTTGCTTGCACCTACTTTTGATCTTTACCTTCAGCATGTATATATTTTGGGCTGCAGCACTGATGAGAACTTTGCTGCTGACTTTGAGCCCGGCTCTTGCCAAACCTTCCTCCGGCAGACCGCTCAGGAGCAGTGCCTCATACTTGTATACGTAAGTCTTACCGGTAGCAAAGTCAGGAACTGTAAGAACAATTTCACTCAGTGAGATGTATTCTACCTCATCCCCAAAGCTATTTGAGTTATAAATTACATCATATTAACCATAAATCATGAAATAAACTGTATTTTACCAGAATAATTAACCTTCATGTAACTTTAGCTATGTGGTAAATGTTGCAATGCATTGTCTAATTATTTATTGCTCTCCAtatattattttgaaaaatggaaCCTGAATTTCAAGATTTTGTAATAAAGTACTGAACTTACCAGAGTAATGATGTTGACCAgctgaaatgacataaaaaattaattaataatccaTAAATGGACAGTATCCAGTGTACAACATACAGCTAGGGTTACCTAATACTGATCTTCTTTAATCTCTTATTCCTCATAGTAATTAAAAGACTTCTTGTCTTCTCTGTTTTTATCACGCCAAAACCTTTGTATTGAAGGCCAAAACCTTTGTATTGAAGCAGTTCCAAAACATAAAATGCACTTCACATCATAGTTTCAAATATAGAATGTATTGAAGTATAATTAattgaataacatttaaaatgtgtatataaaataaaaaaaaattttgaacTGAAATTCTGAAAGTGaaagacataaaaataaatttgtAATTTTTATTATAAAAGTCTTTTCTGCACAACTGTATGAGGCGTTAGCTAGTGTGCCGCTAAACATTCAACTTTAAGCTCTTTGTTAAAAATTATCATTTCAAATGCatcatttcagacatttttttgttatttgcagtttctgataaaaaaaaaaaaaaaaacctgcatattTTAAAAGTCAAACTTTCACAAAAACAGAGAGCATATACTCACCCACAAAGGCCAGAGTCAGGGCAAGCACAACCACTCACATGGCTGATGGGTATGTGAAAGTCCTGCAGTCACAGGCTGCCTTTTAAAGGGAAATGTCAAACAAGGATGTCATGAAGGTATAATATGAACCCTGGAATGTTTGATCAATACAACCTTTAGATTGGTTTAGCTTTTAAATTCAAACAATGATGGTTTTGAGTTGGGGAGGGCAAAGGGGTGTGTATCAGTGGATGAAAAGTTAGGGTCACATGACCTTGTTTTCTTCAGAAACAAGTCAAAGTGAAGTATTATGTTTCTTACAATTCATTTTGGAATACAATAGAAAATAATCCTTTTTTTCCTATAATGATCCTTactttgtttaaaaatattacctttttcttttgcttatatttgcaaatatgtgGTCATTATTGTACatataaaagaagaaagagaaacattTAATCAAAAGAAACATTGTTTTTAGAGTTAAACTCAGTACATTATTTGACCCTGATAATAGATGCGATCTTTATTTAACTTAAGAGAAACGTGATTCAGTTAATTTCTGCCCAGCTCCATACACATATAAAATCTACTGTAGGTGTTAGCTTGGATCATTTTTGTCTTTCCATATTCACAAGTGCTATTAATTCACTTTATAAATGCTGGTGAATGTCTGTGGCATCTCTTTATCATATTGTTGAAATGCAGTTTCAAAGTTCACAGAAGAGGGCACCATGACTATCGCTGTTTGCTTACTTTATTTGTTGTGGCCAGGGTGACCAATGATGTCATGACATTTGAGCAGGTCTGTCTGTGCTTttatggacatcggaaaaacgtttttcctagtgaaaacgtcaccattcacgcaACTTCCTGTGGGAATTAGAGCTGGGAAACTCAGGCTAGATTTTGCTaaccgagtttcccagttggtgacgcatTGTTGACAACTTACGTTTGATGTAGGCGACTTTGGTtgactgaacatatttcaatgacaataaactgtttattgtggacaaacgcctctgccaagaaacatgcacagacataacatgtttaaaagtattcataaataggcccaggtattaaaaaaaacaacccattatccgtgtcttttcccgttTGTTGTCccgcagataacacaaacacacacctggcgatgtgctgtttggatgcttgcataagaaaacagcagcacatcttttgttattgtatatatttCAACTGTATCTAttgactgacttttttttattcttttactttcttatctgttttttattctttatgaaAACATGTTCTGTAACGAAATGAGTTGTGTACTACAAGTTCAATTTCTTTGTTTGGACAAATTGTAACAAAAGTattatgcaataaaaaaaaaaaaatcttttgttattgtggcctccatgttttcacacacctgatgctcttgGCTACGgtcaaccgttggtggcagtcatgcaaaaagttgttatgccaaacgccaatataacagaagaaaaagaacacgcatcccgaccaggTGAACGCTGCTTCAATACAGGTTTTGGCCTTtggagaaacaaaaaaaatgtcaagtgATAAAAACGGAGAAGACAAGAAGTCTTTTAATTACTATGAGGAATAAGAGATTAAAAAAGATCAGTATTAGGTAACCCTAGCTGTATGTTGTACACTGGATACTGTCCATTTAtggattattaattaattttttatgtcatttcagcTGGTCAACATAAAGAcaacatatttttcttattattattttaaataattgtcACAAACCATGTGTTCTTTTTGAGACTATAAATTAGATTCTTAATACCCCCAAGTCCTGATGTGTCGTCAGAAACTTCTCTCATATGTCACTATCACACATTATCTCTGCTGTTTTAAACCAGTTTGAGAcagtgtctctttctcttttaaaaaaaatgtcatatgaAACCTTCAGCCTGTCCCACAGATCGCCATTTAAAAGAGATTTTTGAGACTATTGGACCAAACATCCAAATGATTGTAAACAGCTGTCATGGTTCAGGGGTCTgttccaggaaggaggtttaacaaactctgagtgtaaccctgatgtctgagttgatttaccctgagatgggaaactctgagttttcggttccagaacagctgatttgagttggttcaatcaactcggagtatgtTCAGTCAGGGTTAAGCGCGTGCAaaaccactataaaaaggcagcatgaatggagccatgattctacgattcaccatggtaacaaccacaaacaaacgggtcggcggaaatactcatgcgcaccaacagcgagtttgaacatgcattttgttaaaaaagcaagacagcggttgctgctgcaaaagagagagaattggtgtgggagaaaattgctgctcttGTCAATGCGTAAGCATTAACAgtttattaatttcatatttaatcacagttaacttataatattactggtgaaaactggaattgtattacacctagaatttcatttaggtgcaatcctgcaggcaaaaaagaaaactatactaatcccattctgaggctgcagcaccatgatcaaaactataatgtataatttcTTTtgaatggctctcactggtttgtgtccaggaaacactacaaaaacgtttcagagcaaGTCACACTTTTTGACAGctctacagtggctttactattacagtataatccgctacactgttataaagaaaactgaggtttgcaaaaaacgtaatacgacacaaagaatctgcttggatgttaaagcctgtccacgatggttgatgttagtgatatgaggacggataaggtatctacataactaatggactgtgataaaaaaaatacctctcaaatcggttatgtggaaatgaaaatacatctatagtcgggactcagtatcatctcccgacgtaaactctgtgaattaatacagctttttcatcaacaggattgtcgacaaaaggacatgacatgtttgagaaaaaaacgttttataatctgcctaacataaaccaatacgtttttgttattcatgcagataacaaactgcattaaaatgtgcctgatacatactgaatgaatgaggaaatgagtttctCTCAGAATGACAACTTTGCCAACGAaatattctcctcctgcaagcagactgaTGCTGATTCACCTTCTCCAtctcaacaaaaaaatgtcacaacTTCACAGTTCCACATCTATTTcgtccagtgttttgaaatgcagcgcgGAAGGGAAGGCgaaacattttcaatgacgCAAGCACGCAATTACGTGTGCTTGCTAGCCTGTTCCATTTACGTGTTCTCCGAATGCTAAGGAGTAGCCTGGCTATGGCAAgcacttttaacatttaaaagctAAGTTTGACTATCCAGaattaacattgtagatatcaACAACGTCTTTCTGACTAGTCttaattacattttggataGTTGGAATTGTCATTCAAGATATCTGTAACGTAATTGTGACTAGTCGAAACGACAGAGATATCTGTAATTCAGTTTTGACTAGGCAAAATTGAATTTTAGATATCTGCAATGACGTCGTTGGAAGCGACATTCAACTCGTCACACATCTTAAATGACAATTGCGGATATCAGTAATTCAGTTTTGACTAGACAGAATGAAAGTTAAAGATATCTCAAACGTCATTATGACTAGTGCAAATTATTGTGCATGACGTTGCTCTATTTTAGATATCAATCAGTGCTAATTACaagttaacagttaacaggTGCTCTGCCTAAAGTGGGATGCGGGCCTAATTTAAACTGAATTACAGATATCTTGAATGACAATTCCAACTATCCAAAATGTAATTAGAACTAGTCAGAAAGACGTTGTtgatatctacaatgttaattCTGGATAGTCAAACTTagcttttaaatgttaaaagtgcTTGCCATATGCCATATGCCATAGCCTAGCTAAGCCTCTGAAGGACCTGACTTGGAAGGACCAGTCCTACCAAGGAAGGATCCTTGACTTTGAGAAACGCCCTATCTATCGATCTGCGCTCGATTGCTCTTCCTTCATCCTTCAACTACCCAGATGTCTGTCACagtaatttgaaattgaattttgagaactgaatttgaattgtgagaactgaatgtgaagaTATTTATAAAGAGTTGAATTTTCAATGAGGATCAAATGTTATTGGACTTCAGTTCTAAACGAATAAACTCAATTTGAAATTACtctattcagattcagtttttcaatgcatttATTCAAGgttagcaattcaaattcaaatataaatgtttctggtggcacatatttcagcccatatGCAAGGTCTGTAGTACATTGACATTGCAAATATCCCATTTACATTGATTAAAGGGCCAAAACTCGTCTACATTGACTATATCACCCCCTAATGGCCTATCTTCACCAAACttggtacagagcctcagaGCAGCATGCCGAACAAGCAACAAAAGTTTCACGTTGATAGCAATTACTATGGCAGAGAAATTGCAGTTGCAAATGTTCCATTTACATGCATGGAGTTATTTGGCTAAACGTGTCTACGTttattatagcgccccctaacggTCGATCTTTgtcaaatttggtacagcgccccGGAGTGGTATGTCGaacaaaaataccaaacaaaaaAGTTTTGCTCTGATACCTATTAATTTGGCATATCTCAATATGCTAAAATGTTTGGTCCGCTGGAGCTGTGAACTTGTGATTGTCTTGCATACGCAGTTCCCATGCCCCCgtgggcttggacccctaataatcCTAAggaaaacaatagggttccacagctccgctggatttatttatatttcattttgcTTTATTGACATTTAGCAGTTGCATTTGTAAAGGGTTTTTGTAAATAACACATGGTTCACCTGTTCtgcaatttatttaaataacagttCAAACAAAGTACTTAAAAtacttttatgaaaaaaagtacaatataatATGAATGAAGACCACAAGATTAAGAGCACTGAGCAACGCAGCGACATGCCAAGTGGGCTTCTGCTGTTTCAATCAGGTCAATGCTCTTCTCATAGATGCTGCTCAGACCCTCAGAGACGTTCAGGTTAGAATCTGCAAAGATAGAGTAAAGTTTTTAGATGCCATATAAGATAAGAAGATGTAGTATTCAGTTTTGTGAACCAGCCGTGATTTCTTCCAGACTCACTAGTGGGCAGGCAGTGGTAGCCAACAGTGGCAGTCGTCGTCCTCACAGGCATGCAGCCAGCCAGGCAGCGCAGCACGGGCTCAACAGAGTAGCATTTGGACTCTTGGCCATGGAGGATCACTTGCTTCTCCAGCTTCACAGATTCAAGCTTCATGTAACACTCTGGAAAAGTGTTCAAAAGTTAAGGTAAGCACTGTTAATATACATACTTACAGTGGTCTTTATTAATTTCTTTATATTCTGTATTTTGCCATTCAGGGTATAAATGATATTTTAATAGGAAGGGTGAAGCAGGTACTGTAAGTATTACCAGAGGCATCCCGGCAGCTCTTTCCAGACAGAACCCAGGAATGAGCGTAGCTGACTGCGTTCTTGGTCAGGCGTTCGTTGGGTGTGCGGTACTCCTGTCTGATTTCTCCGTCAGCCTTTCCACAGAGTCCACATGTCTGTCCTCTCATCCAGTCCACAACTTTGACCTGGAAAAAAACAGCGTTTTCTCCATTACAAGTATGGacattaataaatacatttaagtaGTCCGAGTTTTTTGTCTCACCTTCAGCTCGTTCAGATCAATGTAGACCTCCTGGAGACCATGGCTGGGAGCATGGAGCGCAATACCCTCACCTTTCTGTCTGATCTGAATTTTGCCTGAAATGattgcaaatatatataaatatgtgatTTTTAACTTTCAACACATTGAATAATTgtagcatgacagttatgcttTAAttaatagaagaagaaaaaacctgTGGGATGCTGATATGGCAGGTTGCTGATAGGGATTTCTACTCCATTAACCTTCACTATGATAACACGGCCCTTCGGACGCAGGTCCACATCACTGTTGAAAAACAATTGAAATACATGTGTTTCAGTTAATTTCTggattgtttgttttctttgtgggACAATTCCTTCAATAAAGATATAAATACTTGCTGTTCATACATGTTTCCAATCTTCACATTGATCTGGTTCTGTTCCTCTGGTTGATCCCTCTTCAGCAGAACAATGAATTTAAGTTCCGGGGTACAATCCTGAGCCAACACCTGGGAGCAAGAGTGGGGCATCTCGTTCTTGTATTTCCTGTTGTTGAATGTGATCACTGTGTCTTTGACCATGGAACACTCAGCtggaaagaaaaagataaaTCAGTAAGTTAGCTATTTAATGTTCAGCCTGACAATTCAGTAAAAGATGTTTCTTTAAATGTTTGCACCTGCATGAGCCTTGGTGAGCATGTAGGAGATCTTGTCAGCCCAGTTGCTTTGGTAGGATTCTAGCTCAGCAG is part of the Perca flavescens isolate YP-PL-M2 chromosome 9, PFLA_1.0, whole genome shotgun sequence genome and harbors:
- the LOC114561018 gene encoding LOW QUALITY PROTEIN: vitellogenin-1-like (The sequence of the model RefSeq protein was modified relative to this genomic sequence to represent the inferred CDS: substituted 1 base at 1 genomic stop codon) yields the protein MXVVVLALTLAFVAGQHHYSVPDFATGKTYVYKYEALLLSGLPEEGLARAGLKVSSKVLISAAAQNIYMLKLAEPELYEYSGIWPKAPFIPATKLTSAMAAQLSTPIKFEYANGVVGKMFAPEGISTMVLNIYRGILNVLQLNIKKTQNVYEMQEDGAQGVCKTIYAISEDEKAKRIILRKTRDLNHCQEKIMKDIGLAYTEKCAGCQRDSKNLRGTTAYNYILKPVANGIMILEAAVNELIQFSPFTEMNGAAQMETKQSLVFLEIQMAPIVPIETQYVYRGSLKYKFSTELLQTPIQLIKITHVQAQIVEVLNHLVAHNMERVHEDAPIKFLELIQLLRVARFEDVEMVWRQYKTKPVYRQWILDAIPVTGTPVALKFIKEKFLANDLTVAEAAQALTASVHMVTANTEAINLVEALTFNNKIVENPILREIVLLGFGTMISKYCVEIAVCPAELIKPIQTLLAEAVAKDKTQDIILFLKVLGNAGHPTSLKPITKILPIHGTAAASLPMRVHAEAIMALRSIAKTEPRMIQEWALQLYMDKALHPELRMLACIVLFETRPPMGLVITLANIVETEQNLQVASFTYSHMKSLTRSTAPLYASVAAACNIAVKILSPSLDGLSFRFSKAIHMDIYNNPMMFGAAASAYYINDAASILPRSIVAKASAFLAGAAADVLLKVGVRTEGLQEVLLKNPALIDNVDRITKMKRVIKALSQWKALPTSTPLASIYVKFFGQEIAFANIDKVLIDQAIAFTTGPSVGRKAIKALLSGASFHFAKPLLVTEIRRILPTAAGIPMELSLYTAAVAAATVQVRAITTPALPENFHLAHLLKTDIQLEAEITPSVAVNTFAVMGVNTAIFQAAVLSRAKFHSIMPAKIAARLDINEGHFKIEALPVSVPENIAAVYVEAVAVARNIEDLAGARITPIIPAKVLQPISRENLTSKIVSSAAASLSQSSEIIPQNVAVPIFPRPKAVQFEKKYCAKAVGLKGCFKIAIENAAYIKNIALYKLAGKHSIALSFEAIEGDVIERLEMEVQVGPKAAEKLFKQVNLSKEIVEGSPVLMKLKKILVSGQRNVTSSFSSSSSSTRSSPSSRSSSSSSSSSSSSSSSHVSSKATDAAAPARRLRSSISSSSSSSTSVSKSSSQSSHAMLFSASSSSSSSSASLSKRVLYPHKFQKNHKMQALTSQAAAVSSSRSSASSFEAIFKQKRFLGDGADANVAIIFRAVRADKKIIGYQVAVYLHKPTTRIQIIMAALAAVNNWQLCADGVVLSKSKVTAKIAWGAECKQYQTRIAAETGLLGPSPAARVRVAWNNLPSAFKRYAKKVYDVIPASIMAGMVQGKDKNTAKQLSLTVVATSDRTIDLIWKTPTHTVYKMALSLPITLLLEETTGFTPFDDIADNVHYLFAKAGAAECSFVKDTLTTFNNRRYKNNMPLSCYQVLAQDCTNELKFMVLLKKDHTDQNHINVKIADIDIDLYLKNTDVIVKVNGMEIPINNLPYQHLTAKIQIRPKDEGISVYAPSHGLQEVFFDKNSWAVKVVDWMRGQTCGLCGKADGEIRQEYRTPNGRLTKNAVSYAHSWVLPATSCRDSTECRMKLESVQLERQVNLHGKESQCHSVEPILRCLPGCFPVKTTTVTVGFHCLPADSALNRPESLRSIYEKSLDLRKRTEAHLACSCTAQCA